Part of the Pelotomaculum isophthalicicum JI genome is shown below.
CATAGCGCATCGTTCTTTATACCTGTATCAAGGTTGCCTATTATGAATTCATGCTTCCCAACAAACTGGTGGCAAGGATAAAAGTCCCCCTCTGGTGTAACGGCGAGGTATTCAGTGCCTGCACCGCAAGCTGCAATTCTTTTATACAAACAAGGACCTTTATAGATATCTACGTTAAAGTGATAAAACCTAAATGGCTTTCCTCCCTCCTTTATATTTTTTATATACGCATAGGCAAGCTGTTCATATTCATTAAGAATTTCCTGAATATGCTCTCTGCGGATGTGAAAATCCTCCCCTTTACCCACAACAGGTTCCATCGATATCTCTCCAAATCCAAGATCGGCAAGATGCAGCACATCCTTTGAAAAATCCGTATTTTTGGAAGTAAATGTGCCTCGGATAAAGTAGCTTTTGTTATTTCTTGAACGAACTAAATTCAAAGCATCAGCAAGTATTCTATCATATGTACCCTTGCCTGCGGCATCATACCTTATCGCATCATGAACTTCTTTCCGACCATCAAGGCTAATAACTACATTATCCATATTTGCATTGATATAGTTTATTTTATCGTCGTCAAGAAGCGTGCCATTTGTAGTAATAGTAAAGTTTATATTCTTATCTGCAAGTTTTCCGACTTCTCTCCCATATTCCACTGTTTTTTTAACAACAGTGAAATTAAGCATCGGCTCGCCGCCGAAAAAATCTATCTCTACATTTTTTCTTTTTCCGGAGTTGCTAACGAGGAAATCCACTGCATTAAAGGCTATCTCCAGCGGCATTAATTTTTTTGCCACCTTGTAACTTCCCTTGGAAGCAAAACAATATTCGCACATGAGGTTGCAGTCATGGGCTACATGAAGGCACAAGGCTTTTAAGCCTTTATCAATGTTCATATTGTTTTGAACAGCGGCCTGCTCAATTTCAGGGGAGAATAGAATGCCTTTTTCTACAAGTGAGTTAATCTCCTCCCATGCTTCTCTAATGCTTTCTGCAGGGTATTTCCCCTGTAACTTTTGTACTGCTTGTTCACATGTAAACGGGTTCTTGAATTGCGCCAGCAATTCATACGCCACTCTGTCTAAAACATGGATACTTCCACAGTTACCATCTATAGCAATGTTAATTCCACCCATGGAGTAAACATGAACCATCAACAGCATCTCCAAATTCAATCATCTTTCAAGAACAATTTCATCTCCTACGGATAGGATATGGCAACGTTCTTTAAGAAAACGCTTAATTTCACAGATAGCTATCATTCCGGTACAATGCAGCGGAATAACAGTTTCAACCCCATAATTCAAAAAACTTCGGATGGTTAATTCAATTCTGATATCTGGAACACCCTCCAGGTGCATTCCACCAATTAAACCGGCGATCTTTTCGCCTGGGTACAACTTTTGCGCATATCTGAGACAGTTTACTACTCCTACGTGGCTACATCCCACAAAAATATAAATCCCTTTGTTCCCTTTCAAAACAAGGATTTGCTCGTCAATAAACATATCATGTGATATCTCGTCATTCTCATTGCGGACAAAAAAGTAATGGGGAACATCCTCAAAGGTAACACCCCTTGGGATCATTGGTGATACTACAGCCACGCTATTTATTTGTTTCGTTATTACTGTTGAATTTATTCTTCCGCTAAGTTTTTTCCGAACATCACTGCTCCATGGAACACCAATACTCCTTTTTTCGGTTTCCCCACCACTGATGAAAAACCTTTCATTGAAGGCCTTAGGATGTATGTATATTGGCGCTAAGGCGTTGAGTTTACAAAAGTCCGGTATCCCACCTGTATGATCATAATGACCATGACTAATGACCAGAGCATTTGCTTTTGTAAGATCCACACCAGATGTTTCGGCGTTCGAGGAAAAAACATCCGTTTGGCCTGTATCGAAGAGAATATTCCCGTCATCTGTTTCTATCCACACGGAAAGTCCGTGTTCTGCGAGCAATCCTCTTTTTTTTGCATAGTTGTCGCATAAGATATGGATTTTTATCATAACTCTTTTTATTCCCGGGTTTTAATCTTTACTTCAAGTAGAATATTGTTTTATTATGTTCAATTAACTCTAGCTCTCGTCTTCTTCGTCCGGCGGGTGAGTGATGAAATACTCACGCTCAAGAAGTTCGTGATACTCCTCTGGTATAGGTACTGTAAGCTGTGACGTAGTTTCATCACGAGCAACCAGTTTGCAGACCAAATCATAACTACCGTCCGGATTCTTGCGCGGCCGCCACCGTTTGAGCATGGTCTCTTCACGTTCCATGTGGTCTTTGACTACATTACTACACCAAGTGAAAAAGCTTTCTTGCTGGTCATTGAGGTACTCAACCATTACCTGATCCTCCGCGCAATTACTAAATCTTTTAGATGAATTATTTTTATTTGCTAATCATTCAAACCGATTGCTAGTTATCAAATCCTGGCTGATCATCCTACGTGGCCCGCCATCCCTGGACTTTAACCAATCTTTTGGCGGCACAACCTCCTTGAGCATATCTAATTGACCCAAGGACTTTAGACGGTCGTAGATTAACTGCCAGGCGCAATCTATATCTTTGCTGATTTCACACTTACCATGTTGGGAACCTCCACAAGGCCCGTTTAAGAGGCTTTTGGAGCAAATAACATTATTCTTCTTATTTTTTATGACAAGTTTATCTAATGAAGTAATAGCTAGCTATTATAGACATGTTCCTATTGAGTCATATTTTCAGGGATAAAATTAGCAAAAAGGTTACTCTCATACTCCTCAATCTTACCTTGATCACAGAGCTTTGAAAAATTGGGGTCTACCGGCAATCCTCCAATATACGGTATCTGAAATTTCTGGGCGATCTCTTCACCCCGGCTAGGTCCAAACAACTCAAAATGTTCGCCGCAATGCGGGCAAACGGCGCCACTCATATTTTCAACCAGACCAAGTATGGGAATATTCATCATTTGGGCCATCTTTATTGCCTTGCTCACGATCATGACGGCAAGATCTTGTGGTGAAGATACAACAATCAAGCCGTTGAGAGGCAGGGATTGCATAACAGTCAAAGGAACGTCACCAGTGCCGGGCGGCAAGTCAACAAAAAGGCAATCAAGGTCACCCCAGGCCACGTCGGTCCAAAACTGTTTGACTGTACCGGAAATTACCGGCCCGCGCCAAATAACCGGGTCATCTTCATTGGCGGTCAATAAGTTTAGTGACATAACTCTTATCCCACTATTGCTGATTGAGGGGAATAACGCGGAGCCGTTGCTTCTTACCCCACTCTTTAAACCAAACATTTTTGGCAGGCTCGGGCCGGTGATATCCGCGTCCAGCACTCCCACCGAATGGCCTTTTTTTCTATATTCACAAGCAAGTATTGATGTTATAGAAGATTTTCCCACACCGCCTTTTCCACTCATGACAGCGATAACGTTCCTGATATTGCTAAATTCGTTTCCGGTCAATTTCTCAATACCGGGATTGCCTTCATGACCACACCCGCCGTTTTTTTCATTGTCACATGTAGAATTTGAATTTTGTTGCATTGTTTTAATTCCTCCTTAGTTTTACAGTATACAATTAATGATCGCAGGCATTATCCCCTGTTTCCAGATTGCCGGCCAAAAACAGCCTGACGATATCTTCCGGACTACCTGAGGCTGAATTAGCGCCAACTACTACATTTACGCCATTCTGGTTGAACAATTCCTGTGCCCGCGGGCCCATACCACCGGCAATGATAATGTTAGCTCCTTTTTCGCCCAGTAATCTCGGGTACAAACCAGGCTCATGCGGCGGGGGCGTAAATGATTCTTTTTTTAGAATTTCTTTGGTTTCAGGGTTGACGTCAAAAAAATCAAATCTTTCACAATGTCCAAAATGCATACATAACTGATCTCCTGCGATAGGTAGCGCGATTTTCATTTTTTACTTCCTTTCACTGTTTTATTTTAAAGTTAAAGGTTGCTCCTTTCTTAGAAACACCCCAGTTCACAAGCTATGATTTTTATTTTTAATTTATTGGCGGCCTCGCGGATAAGCTTGGGCGATACTTTAAGTTCCTCCGCCAATTTCCTGGCTTCAGGGCAGCTTATTTTTTTCTCTGTCGAAGTTTTTTCAACCGCTTCTAAAATCGCTGAACTAACATCCACTGCCAACACATCCTTTGTTCTTACATTTATTGAATCCCCCATTTTAATTGCGCCGTCACCGGGAATGAAGATTTTAATTTAGTTCTCTTACCAAGCTTTCCCATGTTGTTCTCATATCTTTTGCCGCTGCCGATTCCGGGAATGCCACCACCGGGAATCCTTTGATCTGGGCTTCGGTGACAGCCCGGTCATAGTGAATCCTTCCTATAACAGTAATTCCACTCACCCTTGCTTTCTCCTCAATGTTTTTAGCTGTCTCATAGTTGAGATCATATTTGTTAATGCAAAGGAAAGTGGGAATTTTAAAATGTCTGGCCAGTTCGGCCACCCGTTCCAGGTCGTGCGCACCGGATACCGTGGGTTCCGTAACGATCAGCACGGCATCCGCACCGGTAATCGAAGAAATAACCGGGCAGCCGATACCAGGCGGGCCGTCAACAATAATGTATGGCAAATTGTCTTTTTCAGCGAGCATCCTTGCCTGATTGCGCACTAGAGAAACCAGCTTGCCGGAATTTTCTTCTGCGATGCCTAGCCTTGCATGGACCATCGGGCCGTATCGGGTGTCTGAAACAAACCACTGGCCGTTGACGGACGGCTCAAAATCGATGGCTTTCTCCGGGCAAAAGTAACTGCAAACACCACACCCTTCACAGGCTATATGGTCAATGATATAGGCAGGTTTTTTTCTCTCATCTTTGATTACAGCATTGAACCAGCAAATTTCTAAACATTTGCCACAACTGCTGCATTTGCCGGGAACAATTCTGGCGCTCTTGCCACCGGTAAAATCCTCTGTTTTTATAACTCGGGGGTCAAGCACCAGGTGCAGGTCCGCCGCATCCACGTCACAGTCCGCCACCACCGACCTTTCGGCCAGGACGACCAGGGAAGCCGCCACGCTTGTCTTACCGGTACCTCCTTTTCCGCTGATAACTACTATCTCTTTCACCGTCTCGCCTCTTTCACAATAGCAATTAGGAGATCTTCGAAAACGCCCCGGTAGCCAGAAGCAGCGGAAAACGCCAATTCACCTCTGGAATAAGCCTCGGCTATCCTGCGGTCGTCCGGGATCTCCGCCAACAATTTAACTTCTTTTTCCCTGCAGAAATCGCGGGCTAAATTATTATCCAGATCGGACCTGTTCACAACTACCGCGTGTGGGATACCCAGTTCTTTGATCATATCTAAGGCAAGGCCCAGGTCGTTCAGTCCGAAAGGGGTCGGTTCGGTGACAAGAATTACGAAATCCACTCCTTTGATCGCTGTGATTACCGGACATGAGGTGCCTGGGGGCGCGTCAACAATATTTAATAAATTATTTTTGCCTGCCGAACGAACTGTTTTGATTAGCGGCGTGCTCATAGCCTCGCCTATATTGAGCTTGCCATGGACAAAAGATATTTCCCCGGCTACTCCTTCTTCTACGAATCCAATTTCCCTGCTTTTTTCGGTAATTGCAGCGGTGGGACAGACCAACTGACAACCACCACACCCGTGGCACATTTTTTCAAAAGTGAGGACACTTTTATTAATGCACAAAATAGCGCTGTATTGACAAATCTCCCCGCAGGCGCCGCAAGCAATGCATTTTTCGGTGTCAACCGCCGGAACCGGCACGTTGACCGGGTAGCGGCGCACAATGCAGGGTTTCAGGAAGAGGTGCCCGTTTGGCTCTTCTACATCACTATCAAGATAAGCTGCTTTATATCCTGCTGCTGCCGCAGCACAGGCAAGATTTACAGAAACAGTAGTCTTACCTGTCCCTCCCTTGCCGCTTGCCACGGCAATAGTCAATTCTTTAGTCATTAAATTTACTCCCGAAGGGTTTTTCTAATCTTTATTTTCCAGTTCTTTAATGTGTTTTCTAATCTGTTCAAGGGCGCTTTCCAGGTAACCTGCTTCTTCCTTAAGAAGGTTTAGCTCATCCTCGCCGCTTGCCGGAAGTGTAACATGCTTTGCCAATAAGGAATTGGCAAAGTATCCACCTAGTCCAATAAGCATTCCGGTGGCAAAGTCGGAGCGCCACCAGCCGCGCTGTCCACCACGGCCAAGCTTTAGAGCTAAACTGGTACCAGGAAGAATACTACTTATACAAAATCCGCGTCCGCGTCCCGTCATTGCCCCCATACCTAATGGACCTTTTCCGTTAAATCCTGGCACAATACACTACCTCCCGACTCAGTAGTTTGTAAAGCTAACAGCAGCCCCTGCCCTGTCCTCCGCGTCCTTGGACCTGTCCGGCTCCCCGGCCGCCACCACGGCAACAATATCCGTTACCTTGACCTTTTCCCTGACCTTGACAGTTACCATGTCCTTGGCTCTGTCCGGCACCAGTTCCACACGGACCTAAACGCCTGCCTGCTCCCGGACCCCGGCCTTGTGGCCCGGTTCCATCTCTCCTCGGCATTTTTACATACCTCCATAATTTGATAAAACTTAAAGCCAGTGACCTTCTACATCTGCCTCTTCCGCTTCTGTCAGCATACCTTTTTTAAATCTTTCCAGGGTATCTGCTACAGTGCCATCGGCACCGGTAAACAACTTAATGCCTGCAACGCTTAATGTCCGAAAAGCCTTTGGTCCACAGTGTCCGGTGATTACAGCTTCCACTCCCTGGCGGCTGACTATTTCCGCCGATTGAATACCGGCACCCTGAGCAGCGTTCAAATTTTGATCATTACTCACTGCGTGGTAATCACCCGTATCTGTATCTACCACGACAAACCAGTTGCACCGGCCAAATCTAATATCTACCTTGCTTTCAACGGTTTGTCCCTGAGCGGAAATTGCTATTTTCAGCTTTAAACACCTTCTTTCGTTTTGTTTTCAACCGATAGATAGTCGCGTTCAATAATAAGTTATGGTCGTTATTTCATTACTATTATACGAAAAAAAAGTTTAACCTGTCAATTATATTGTGGCATAGATTTTAAGGATTATAAATTATTTATTCTAAATAACATCAATAAATATTTTTAAATATCTGAGGCATCAGGCACAAGACGAATTATTAGTTATCCATCCAATTTACCCTTTTGGGTGGATTTAACCATTGATTCAATCTCTTCCTTGTGTTCTGGAAGGATCCGCATAATCCAGTCTATAACAGCTTTATCGAAAGCCTCCACAGCCATACAAGAACAATGTAATTTTTGTTCAGGTAAACCGTTTAAAGCTTTAACAACGTCCTGGTCGTTTACATCTAAGGCTTCCATAATCGGCTTGCCTTTAACCAGTTCGCTAAAAACGCTGGACGTGGCAATAGCTGCCGGGCAGCCATGCACTTCATATTTTATATCTTTTAATTGATCGCCGTCGACTTTAATGTATATCTTTACATAATCACTGCATGAGGGATTACCCGCCATTCCAATTCCGTCAGCATTCTCAATTTTTCCAACGTTGCTCGGATTCATAAAATGATTCATTAATACCTCATTATCATAGACGCTGATTTCCATAATTTTGTACCCCCCTTGGTTGTGGTCACTAGCTCATAAATATTATAGATCCCATCTGTATAGATAATCAATAATCATATCGAATATTCTTAAGTTATAATATATAATATTTTTACATAAACAAAACCAATATTAATTTAATGATAATTCGATTATAGTCATATTATCTAAAGCTACATTTTTAAAATAAATAAATAATCCTTTTATAATTATTTGAAAATATATTATAAAATATTTACAATATATATTTATATATATATAATAAACTTATAAATTATATTTATAGGTGGTGATGATTAAATGCCTACCTGGGATGACGACAAACCAATGCTAAATATTGGTATAGTAGCACAACTACTTGTAGTTCACCCTGAAACGCTCCGTATATGGGAGAAAAATAAATTGATTAATCCAGCAAGAAAAAATAAGCAAAGACTTTATTCAAATAATAATTTAAAAAGGTTAAAGTTTATCCATAATCTAATTAATGTTAAAGGACTTAATATTGCAGGCGTGCAACAGGTCATTGCTATGTATTCCTGCTGGAAAACTAAAAGTTGCATAGATAGTCAAACCAGGAATAAAAGTGAGGCAGTAAACAAGTTTAAACCTTGTTGGAAGGAAAACGAATCATATTGCGTAGTGGTTCAGGATCAGGCGGATATTTGTAATGATTGTAAATATTATCAGAAAAGTTAAGTAATCTTTTTATGAATAATATGCAATATCCCATCCTTATCTGTTTGATCGGGGGTTGAAAAAATGAGCAAGGTAGAGATCACTCCTGACGCCAGAAAATATATTCTCCAAAAAACTGATACGATCACAATAATTATTAGAACGACAGGAAGTTGAGCCTGCTGCCCCAGTGAGCCTGCCGTGCTTGTAGGCTTAACGCCCGAAACCCGGAGTTTTAACAAAGTGATTGTAGGCGGGATTAATGTTTATATTTTTAAAGGAGCAGTTGCTGGGCCGGAAGGGATCAATATTTCCCTGAGCGGTTTTTGGATATGGATTAAGTTTATACCGCGCACTCTCTCTGCGGGGTTCGGGGAAACACGTTTATGTCCCTATCCGTCAAATTATAATGCTCCCATAGGATGGGACACAAAATTTAAAAGTAAATTATACTAGTTAAAAGCGAAACAATTATTCTGCAGAATTTAAAACAAGGTCGTCCTAGAGGTACTGTAAAGACCTCCACTATCAATGAAATTGCCGCTAAATACGGTACAATTCAAAGGCCATCCACCTCTGGAAAATCGAGTTTTTTATTAGCCCTGACAAGTTTAGATGCGTAATTGGCTTATAAAACAGAGCCAGGATACATTATTTACATGTTATCCTGGCTCTGGGCTACTCCCTGCTTATCGTTTAGATAAACAAATTGACGTTGGAGTCCTCAGCTTCACCCAGATAATAACCAACACCGCCGATTTTTACACCAGGCAGCAATTCTTCCGGTTTTAAACCCATGACATCCATGGACATTTGGCAGGCCACAAGTTCAATGCCGCTTTCGATAGCCGCCTCAATTAATTCTTCTAAAGACGGAACATTTTTATTTTTCATCACGGCTTTCATCATCATTGTTCCCAAACCCATCATATTCATTTTTGACAGTTTCAGTTTTTTGCTGCCCCGGGGCATCATCATCCCAAACATCTTATCCATAAAGCCTTTTTCAACAGCCGGCTGATTGTGCTTTCTGATAATATTCAGCCCCCAAAAGGTGAAAAACATGGTAACCTTTTTACCCATGGTGGCGGCACCGTTGGCGATGATGAAAGAGGCTAAGGCTTTATCCAAATCTCCGCTGAAGACAACCAGGGTCTTGTTATCTCTAACCCGGGTCATTTCAGGGGCGGCACTAATTAATTCTGCTCCGGTCTTTTTTATATAAGCTGTTATCAGGGCTCCTTCTTTATTTAGTTCAACTAACTCGTTATTGGTGCGTTGGCACCAGGCCTTGATATCTTCATAAAACCCCGGGTCAGATGCTGTTATTTTCAAAATTTCACCGATCGCCATGTCGTCGATGCAATTTTTCACTTGCATCAGGGGACCAGGGCAACATAGCCCACAGGCGTCTAAAACTCTCGTATAATTATTCATCGCTTTAAGTACGCTCGATTCCGCATCGGTATCCTTTGTCGAAATGCCGGAAGGTTTAAAATTGGCCAGCATAAAACTTTCGTATCCCCCTGTCAGGTTTTTAACTTTATAGCCCTTTTGGCTCAAAACACTAGCTGCGATATAACCTCGCAGACCGACCTTGCAATATAGCCAAATCTCTTTATCCTTCGAGAATTCACTAATTCTATCTCTGATAGAGTCTACCGGAATGTGCACGGCGCCTTCGATGTGTCCATTCTTGTATTCCTCTTCTGTTCTTACATCTACCAGCTGAACCCGGTTTAAATCGATTGTATTCATGTCTCTCGGCAGGACGACTTCCATCCTCCCGCGTAAGACGTTTTCCGCCACATAACCAGCCATGTTAACCGGGTCCTTTGCCGAGGAATAGGGGGGAGCATATGCCAATTCCAGCTCGGTTAAGTCAGTGACCGTACCCCGCAGCCTAATCACTGTGGCGATATCATCAATTCGCTTATCCACCCCCTCATAACCAAAGGCCTGGGCTCCGAGAATTTTCCCTTCACTGTCGAAGATTAACTTGATGGACAGCGGAGCGGCACCCGGGTAGTAGGCGGCATGAGCATTGGGATGAACATAAATAACGTGAAAAGGGATGCCTGAATTGGCTAAAGTCCGTTCATTGCTACCGGTACAGGCGCCGGTTAAACTAAAAATTTTAATTATGCTGGTGCCTTGCGTCCCCTTGTAAGTGGACGCTATGCCACAGATATTGTCAGCGGCAATTCTGCCTTGTTTGTTAGCTGGTCCGGCCAGGGGAATGGTGGTCTTTTGTCCGTTGACGAAATCCACTGTCTCTATCGCGTCTCCTACAGCGTAAATATTATTTATGCTGGTCTGCAGCTTGTCATTAACGACGATATGACCTTTAGGACCTAATTCAATGCCGGAATCCTTGATAAAGCCGGTATCAGGGGTAACTCCTATTGCCAATATAATTAGATCTGCCTCAAGCCTTTTCTCACTTTTTAAGGCAACTTCGACGATACCGTTTCGATCGCTAAACCCGGTAACGCTATCACCTAAGACCAGGGCAATCCCATGCTCTTGCAGTTCTTTTTCGGCCCTGGTGACCATATCGGAATCAAAGGGGGCCAGGATATGGGGAGCCGCTTCGACTATTGTAACGGCAATGCCCTTTTCGGTTAAATTCTCTGCCACTTCAACTCCGACAAAGCCGCCACCAACGACAACCGCTTTTTTTACCAGCTTTCGCTCAATGAAATCTTTTATATTATCGGTATCCGGGATGTTGCGCAAGGTAAAAATGCCGGGATGTTCAATGCCAGGAATTTTGGGCCGAATAGCTTTGGCGCCGGGAGACAGAACTAAAAAGTCGTAGGTTTCGTCATAAACGCCCCGCGTCTCGCTAGCTACTTTGACAGAGTTGTTTTTCGCATCAATACCAATGACTTCACTGTTTACTCTAATGTCAATGTTAAACCTGGCGTGCATCGCTTCCGGCGTTTGCACCAGTAGCTTATTTCTCTCTTGGATAGCGCCGCCGATGTAATAAGGCAGACCACAGTTAGCGAAAGAAATAAATTCCCCTCGTTCAAAGAGAATGATTTCTGCTTCTTCATCTAGTCTTCTTAACCTGGCGGCGGCTGAAGCGCCACCGGCAACTCCACCAACAATGAGGATTTTCTTAGTCATTTTTTTGCTCCTCCTCAGGAAATAAAATGTTAATCAATTGTTTAACTGTATCGTTATTAATTCTGTAACCAATTTCCACCCCGTTCCTTTTACCAACAATCACTTTAGCGGCGCGAAGCTTTTGAACATGCTGCGATATGGTTGATTGAGGCAACTTCAAGCAGGTTTGCATATAGGTGACATTGCATTGCCCTTTGTCCAGCAGTCCACGGATAATGCACAATCTTACGGGATGAGCAATAACCTTTAATAATTCGGCTGTTTCAAAATATATTTCAAAGTCATTATGCATTAATGCCTTCCTCCCATAATACCACTATATTAATATATTACGATATTACGATAAATGATTCAATATTAATAAAAAACTTTAGGCAAACAAAAGTATAATTTCCTGGCGACAAAAAAGAGGCCTTCCGGCCTCCTTTTTCATGTAATCGATTATCCTGTTCTTGAATTGAATAGCTTATTAGGTCCAGGATAATTCTTTGTCATTTGTTTGTTTGAAGAGGATTACTTTCTATAATTTTTTCTACTTCTTCATATCCCGGCGGAAATGCGAAGTTGTAACGCGCGGGAAGCGCAAAAACGTATCCGGTGTTACGGCCAAGTTCTTTTGGCCCGACAGGTGCCGCACCAATGTGGAATTTTCCCTGCTGAAGTGAGCTCCACTGGTCAAGAGTGAATATCATTATGGGGATATCCTGCCGCCGGTTTTCAGGATTCCATTGAGGATGCCTGATGGAAATCATCGGGCCAGTTTCAACAATCTCACTACTTCCAATAGCGAGACCCTCCCATTTGTCGGTTACAATCGAATAATCTTTCCAAGTTACCGGTAATGAAAAACTAAAATCATATTGGGTATTTCTGTATACAATTGAGTCTGCCGCCGCCTCATTGCTTACATCGTTTTGCTGCGGTTGCTGAGTATCGTTGCCCACATTTTTGCAACCAAACAGTGAAACACCCAATAATATGATAAATGCCAAT
Proteins encoded:
- a CDS encoding DsrE/DsrF/DrsH-like family protein, giving the protein MTKKILIVGGVAGGASAAARLRRLDEEAEIILFERGEFISFANCGLPYYIGGAIQERNKLLVQTPEAMHARFNIDIRVNSEVIGIDAKNNSVKVASETRGVYDETYDFLVLSPGAKAIRPKIPGIEHPGIFTLRNIPDTDNIKDFIERKLVKKAVVVGGGFVGVEVAENLTEKGIAVTIVEAAPHILAPFDSDMVTRAEKELQEHGIALVLGDSVTGFSDRNGIVEVALKSEKRLEADLIILAIGVTPDTGFIKDSGIELGPKGHIVVNDKLQTSINNIYAVGDAIETVDFVNGQKTTIPLAGPANKQGRIAADNICGIASTYKGTQGTSIIKIFSLTGACTGSNERTLANSGIPFHVIYVHPNAHAAYYPGAAPLSIKLIFDSEGKILGAQAFGYEGVDKRIDDIATVIRLRGTVTDLTELELAYAPPYSSAKDPVNMAGYVAENVLRGRMEVVLPRDMNTIDLNRVQLVDVRTEEEYKNGHIEGAVHIPVDSIRDRISEFSKDKEIWLYCKVGLRGYIAASVLSQKGYKVKNLTGGYESFMLANFKPSGISTKDTDAESSVLKAMNNYTRVLDACGLCCPGPLMQVKNCIDDMAIGEILKITASDPGFYEDIKAWCQRTNNELVELNKEGALITAYIKKTGAELISAAPEMTRVRDNKTLVVFSGDLDKALASFIIANGAATMGKKVTMFFTFWGLNIIRKHNQPAVEKGFMDKMFGMMMPRGSKKLKLSKMNMMGLGTMMMKAVMKNKNVPSLEELIEAAIESGIELVACQMSMDVMGLKPEELLPGVKIGGVGYYLGEAEDSNVNLFI
- a CDS encoding ArsR/SmtB family transcription factor — its product is MHNDFEIYFETAELLKVIAHPVRLCIIRGLLDKGQCNVTYMQTCLKLPQSTISQHVQKLRAAKVIVGKRNGVEIGYRINNDTVKQLINILFPEEEQKND